A window of Populus trichocarpa isolate Nisqually-1 chromosome 17, P.trichocarpa_v4.1, whole genome shotgun sequence genomic DNA:
TGTGTGTCAAGTTGAAAACTTCATCATCAGGGAGATTTTCATGGCAATTTAAGTTCAAGGTATTTTAAAGAAAGCTTGAGGGGAACCTGAAAGGTTTTCATAACAATTCATGTATAAGATAACATTTTTGCTTTTGGCACAATCAATCCAAACGCATGACACCAGCAAGCACACagatagaaaaaaactagattaAAACAAtacaagcaaaaataaaaagcaatttgAGTTATTAACCCAAACATTTTTGCACatttaaatatgaaaacaagaaaaatgtaTTGGACAAGAATGAACTAGTGCAATGTTTGAAGCTAAAGATCCTGATGCTTGAAAAAGCTATGTACACAGAGAACAAGTGCAGGAGGTAAACACAATCACTGtgcaagaaaaactaaaatctcaTACTTAAACACGAGTATTATACAACGGAAACTTCTTGATTCccatttttgaaatataaaagcaaaagaaCAGTATGACATGTGAAATGGAGACTGTATGTAAAATCTACATACCAAGTTGGTTGATGATTCCTGGAAGAATATCTTGCAGTTCTGCAGCCACAACAAATTTAATTCGTGTTAGTTCTTGTCCGTCTCACTAACTCGCTTACAcgtataaaaaacttttaattaaagattGGAAAAAGACGGTAGCAAAGTCAGGTCACAATTAAACACCCACTTCATATCAACAATATCACAAGAAACAATGACATTTCGGTTGACTAAAACCAGTGTCAAATTCTTAACAGAACACCAGTACAAATAAGCTAGTACAATTGTTACTCAACGAAAGCAATGCATGGACTATTGCAAAACAGAAACCAATAAAGTTGaaataatcaacaaacaaaaatacaacTCCACGTAAAGATAGCATAAGAACTTACTTCTGGTTTGAGGAGTGCCAGAAATAACCCAAGTGTTAGCAGGAATAGAGGCTTGAACTTTAGGATTAACAAACTGAATAACCAAATCATCCTTGAAGATGTTCACTTCTTCAATAGCTGGAATTGTATTAACCCCAATTCTCTTCAAAGTACTTTGCAGCTTCTTGTCATCAGTTGTTGATGGCTTGTGCACTGCCTTCTTCTTTCTACACAAacaagacaaaaagaaaacagactTTAAAAAATCCACAAAAGATAACACCTTTATGCAAATAATGCTCCAATACTAACACAAacaagcaaaagaagaaaaatccatgattttgtttttttgaaaaataaagaagcaccacattttaaaaacacagatTATAGCTTTATGCAAACAAAAATCTAGCAACACCACAAATCAACCAAAAAACCTAAACTTCAATTCTTCAAAAGCACAAAAAGTTTGAATCTTTAGAAGTTTTACAGCAATACCGTACCTTCTCATGGTTCCCTTGCCACCGGTTCGAACAGAACCAGCCATCTTCATAAGCTTCTCTCTATTCATCTGTATATATTTCACTACAAAGTCAGTCTCTttgaaaaaaaccttaaattattTGCTATTAAACCCTAGTTTATCATCAAAAGAACAGAAAGAAAGACAGAGAAGTAAAGTTGCTAAGAGCTTAGAAGTTAGCAGTGAGTAGTAACTTGTGAGATTAGATTTCTTGAAGAGATAAAAGAGAGAGGCAACtgttagcagcagcagcagcagcagcagcagcgagCAGAGCTAAAATGATGAAAGAACCGAAGGTGAGATTGGGGTTAGCATGATGGCAAGGGTTTCCTTACGCTATCTAAGGTATAATTCCTGTATTACCcttctcccttttcttctttttttaggacGATCCaactctactttttttttttttaagtaaacaaATCTACTTGTGCATTccaaatttttaggtttttttttttttttttctgatttagttttattttaatgagtgtttaatattgttgtaatttttatgttacagtttaaaaatatttttaattgtaatttaaaaaaatatatatttaattaaaattaatatgaaataatttttgtatgtaaaataaataaaaaaaacatattatcttaacttctataaaattaaagtttgaaacACAATTATGTGTTGATAAATATTTGGCATTAAGATATTcttatctttaaattaatttttttatttgtttttaaattattttgatgtgatgatattaaaataatttttattttaaaaaaatattttaatatattttcaagtgatacttttttatatatattttaaaaaaaagtaataaatatttgactaAACAAATGATTTCCGACAGAATACCAAACCATtctaaataaaatcatcaagagattctcatttgttttttagtcaTTTGATAAATGGGCCCATTCACATTCAAAATGTTCAATCGGCgaggaattttattttcataacatTGGATTGTATTGGAATCGAAGAGAATAATTTAGAAAGCCAACCtatttaatatgctaatatattataaattctaattatCCAGTTGATGTAATTGTTGTTGGAAGTTGTAGATTATGgcaatgttttttcatttattatatacATTGAGTACTCAATATCTTGAAATATATAGGAAACAACACTCCTAGAAGTTAATCACtagattatttcaatttatagaTGGAATGTTAAAACTGGAGGAAATGTTTCTTAAGAGAAGATTAGAGGAAGGATCGAATACTAAAATAAGAGGTCGTTCATGTCTCGTTGTGTCTTGGTTTAGGAAGCAATGAAAGGTTTAGGGCGTCTGAGATGAATAACGATCAACGTTtatgaagatgataaagacaGATGAGACATGTTGTCTGTATATTCtattttaaaagaacaaaattcactttaaaagtgtctcaaaaataaatttgagatttgagacAACGAGATATGTGAGCTAAACAATCAAGACAGTGCCATTAGCCTCACCATTTCTCAGCTACATGTGATATGTCAGCTTCCAGATATTTGAAAGCAAGCAAGAAAACCATCTCCCTCTTAGACCAAAAAGGCCTAACCATCTCACAGTTGAAGCAAATTCAATCCCATCTCACTGTCACAGCCACCCTTAAAGATCCATATGCAGCAGCAAAAATTATCTCTCTCCATGCACATTCCAATGCCAGAAGCTCTCTCTTTTATGCTGAAAGACTCTTTCTTTGCCTTCAAAACAAGTCCACCTTCATCTGGAACACCATGATGCAAGCTTTTGTAGAAAAAAATGAGGCCGTCAGAGCCTTTTCTCTATATAAGCACATGCTAGAGAGTAATTACTTGCCTAATAACTTTACTTTCTCTTTTGTTATCAGGGCTTgtattgatgtttttaatttgcAAATGGGTTTATGTTTTCATGGCCAAGTTGTTAAATTTGGATGGGAAAGTTATGATTTTGTGCAAAATGGATTGATTCATTTGTATGCAAATTGTGGGTTTATGGACTTGGCTAGGAACATGTTTGATATGAGTATAAAGAGGGATGTTGTTACTTGGACTTGTTTGATTAGTGGGTATTTAAATTCCGGTCAAGTCTTGATTGCTAGGGAGTTGTTTGATAGAATGCCTGAGAAGAATCCGGTTTCGTGGGGTGCCTTGATCGCAGGGTATGTGCGAATTGGGTTTTTTAAGGAGGCTTTAGAGGTTTTCTATGATATGCAGGTTTCTGGGTTTAGGCTTAATCGTGCTAGCATTGTTGGTGCTCTTACGGCTTGTGCTTTCTTAGGGGCTTTGGATCAAGGAAGGTGGATACATGCTTATGTTAAGAGGCATCATATGTCATTGGATAGAATGCTTGGCACTGCGCTAATTGATATGTATGCAAAGTGTGGATGTATCGAAATGGCTTGTAGCGTGTTTGATGAGATGGATGATAGGGATGTCTATGCTTTTACTTGTTTGATTTCGGGTCTAGCTAATCATGATAAGAGTGAAGCTGCCATTGATTTGTTTAACAGGATGCAGGATGAGGGAGTTGTGCCGAACGAGGTCACATTCGTATGTGTCCTAAATGCTTGTAGCCGTATGGGAATGGTTGATGAAGGGTTGAGAATATTCGAGAGCATGAGTAATAGATATGTCATTGAGCCACAAATCCAGCATTATGGCTGTTTGGTGGATCTTTTGGGGAGAGCTGGGAAGATAGAGGAAGCAAAGCAGGTGGTGAGAGAGATGCCACTGCAGCCAGATTCATATACCTTGGGTGCATTGCTAGATGCATGTAGAGTACATGGTGATGTCCAGTTGGGTGAAGAAATGGTTGATAGGTTGGTGCAGCGGTGTCTTGACCATGGTGGTGTACATGTTCTTCTTTCAAACATGTATGCCTCCGCTGACAAATGGGAGGATGTCTCAAAGATAAGGAAGAAGAtggaagataaaaacataagaaaGTTGCCAGGTTGTAGTTCAATTGAAGTGAATGGTACTGTTTGTGAATTTGTCACTGGAGATAGGTCCTATGCACTTGAGGAAGATATCATGTTCTTGCTGTTTGGAATTGACAAGCAGTTAAAGTCTCTTtttcttgatgatgatgagcatTATAACGTAACCATGGAACAAGTTCCCTCGTAGCCAAGAGGGCGTGCACAATCAACTGTATTGCAATCGCTGGGGACAGGTCCTGTGCGCTTAGAGAAGATATCATGCTCTTGCTGTTTGGAATTGAAAGCACTTAAAGTCTGTTTCTcttgatgacgatgatgatcaTGATAGTGTAACCTTGGAGCAAGTTTTCTCATAGCCATTAGCGGGTGCACATTTAACTGTATTGTAATTGTTATTCACACAGTGTACAGGGAGGATAAAACTAGGGATAGGGagttttaagattaattatagATTGAACTGtttagaaatttaaagaaatgtttttggaatttttattgaatctgaataataatatttatttttataaaataaactagaaatttctatttatattaatattaaaatcttttagagaaaataatttctaattaaaaactacATAATTAATAGAATCTATCTAACATTAGGATCACTACAtagaaaaatactaattaaattaaaagttctaaactaagtagaaaataaataattaaaatccaaaattaactaggaaaataattaaaatacaaaaacaataatttcatgCTTCAATCTGGTCCATAAAGTCTTGAGATAATTGTTCTATGTCATTCCCTTccactttaaaaaaactcatcctCGAGTTATACGTTAGAAATtgaacttctaaaaaaaaaaaaaatacttaaaatatatcattcacAAAATAGCATGTTTTTAACATGtgaacttcaaaatttaatttatgatatatgTATAATAAGAAGAATTTTGTAtataatgttatattttttttcctataaagtCAACTTGAAGTTCCTTTCTATATTTATCTACTTCAAATTGAGCTCATCTAAATGAACACTAAAATAACTTTCCATAATATCTTTAgaagatttataaaaaattactgGGCTCTCCGTGTCATTGCTTGCATGATCTTCatcattatataaatctttttcATCATCTCCATCAAGTTTGCATAGAACATCTTCATCATCGAAAGGTTCTTGCTCATACTGACATTCAATCACGTTGATTGATTTTTGTCTCTTAAATTGTGGTTGTTTGTCTAGATCTAACAAGGTCTCATTATCTCCATCAAGTTCATCTTCACCAACACCCTTTACCTAGGCAAGTGGTTGTCTAGATGAAATTTTAGGAATAGGACCAAGGTAAAGTTGACCCCAAGGTGAGTCTCCAAACACGTTCCTCTTCTTTTTGCGATTCTTGTTTGTGCCTCCCATCAGTCAAAATAGATCTTTTTTATCAGATGAATACTCGTAGTTATATTGACCATAAGGATTTGCATGAACTAGTTCAATGACAGATTGGCCACAAGCGTCATCCTCGACTCGCGCCTCTCTTCTTTCCTGGTTCATGTTTGCACGCAACCCTAATGTCTCAAGCCTGATTGTAAGGTCACCAAATCTAGCGTTGATGTCACCAAACACAGTTTGAACTTGCTCCTTTAAAGCTGTTAACGCTACTGAATAGTGATCTAACTGATCCCACATATATCCCCTGATCACCGTCACATAGATAGTTGTCACCACCTACTCCACGATTCTCTTTTCTGTTCGCCATCGATGCAGCTTATAGCGAAGATAAAATTACTAGAGTTCTCAAGCTCTAAGGTTACATACCAAATTGTAGAGCAATCTAGAGAAAATTCTatggtatatatttttattgaatctaaATTATAGTATTGATCtctataaaataaactagacatctctatttatatatataaatactaaaattctttatatgaaataatttctaattaaaactcatctaattaattaatagaattcatttaacattataatttttaaatagtaaaatactaattaaattaaaatttttaaattagatacgaaacaaataattaagatccgaaattaactagaaaaataattaaaacagaaAACAGTAACTTCATGCTTAATCTGGTACATAGACTCCTATGATAATTGTTCCATGTTAGTTATACATTAAGAAAGTAAAGCCTCTTTCCTCATTGGTGAACCACTAATGTggcttattgttttttctcaaccTGGTGCAATTTGAAGCAAACACTTTCACAGTTGAAACATTGTAAAGACCCTGTAATAAAAACGTGGATGTAATAATGTTTGGCTCCATTGTAGGTGTAGGTTTCTCAAACAAATTGTTtcccattttctttttgttgctaATTATTTAATTGCCAAAAGTAAAATCGTTTTGCGTTCTGAAAACAATTCAtacaatttctttcatttttttccatgttGCAGTAGTTCGATGATATCAGTTAAAGTGGGgagttttatccttttctttagttaagaatttatattttgtgttCCTCGTGAATTACCTGTGATGAATATTGGAACTCAGTAGTTAGATGGTTTTGGTTAGAGTGCTAGAGCTGAAAGTGGCGGGCGCATGGTTTCAGTGGCTGTTAAAATGATTGTCTTTTATTCACAAAAATGACTAATCAAGCTTAAGATCATTTGCCTGTTATTGACAACAGATGTCAAGTGAAAGGTTCAGGAATAGATTTCGTTTTCCTTTGAATGGTCTTATTTATGGTGCCAATCTCTCATGGAGGGATCACGATGATGCAAATTCACAGGTCCTATTAACTATTCATCTTCAAGGCTTGTTGCCAAAGTTGCACGTCACATTTTATGAATCAACGGGTCAGCGAGCAGACACCACAGAGAAAGAAGCAGTGGCATTGGATGAGGAGGAAGAAGTAGAAGTGGAACTGTCTCCACGGACCCTTTCTACAGATTCAACAAAGGGAGGTCTAGTTGGTTGCGTGTGCTTCAGTGAACCCCTACTTTTGAACAAAACAACTAACTCGGACATTGTTGGCCTTAAAGTTGGTGATGATTGGGTACACATCAAGGCAATCTCTATGATTTTCTTTGCATGCTCCGCTTCATACTCACTGGGATCTAAGCTTTCATCCACCAATTCAATGTGCTTGCCATCCTCATATAGCTTCCATGCCTGTTGAACATGATGCAGACAAAGATACAAGACTGAAATGACAGCATAATAAACATTGTCTTCGTTAAGGTTCTAGCCTTCCGCGACTCACCTTTTTGAGGAGGTATTCAGCACCAGGATCAGCTATCATCTCACTGCTCTTCTTGCCACTTACGATTTCAAGGACAACGATACCAAAGCTGTACGTGTCAACTTTTTCCGATAGCTGTCCATGGAGAGCATACTCAGGTGCTGTGTATCCCCTGAATTCATGGGCattgattcaaattttgatgTCAGATATAGAGGCATTTGAGAAGTATTTGTGTTCTTTAACAAGATTTGGTAGTATGAAAAAACATACTGTTATGACTAAATGTGAAACACCTTAACTGATTCATGTTCCATTAGCATGGATTATAGTTATGTTCACATCCACCATCATGTTTGCTATATAGTTTCACCATACAAGGAAATATAACAGGAATCTAGTAGAAAAATGGTGGAAAGCTGTTCTGAGACTTAAAACTCTTCTATATAGTGCTGCAACTGCATTCATCTTTTCTGAAGGTAATGTTTCTTGTACTTACAGATGAAAGTTTTACTTCCCAAGACATAAGGGATAGGGACAGATACCGAAGAGATAGAAATTTGTTTGGTTGAAGAGACATAGaagaagatataaaataaatttgtatcaCAACAATTGCATGGACCATTCTAATTTCAACAGTACATTGTAACTTACAATGTTCCGGCAAATTTTGT
This region includes:
- the LOC18106530 gene encoding pentatricopeptide repeat-containing protein At5g66520; this encodes MSASRYLKASKKTISLLDQKGLTISQLKQIQSHLTVTATLKDPYAAAKIISLHAHSNARSSLFYAERLFLCLQNKSTFIWNTMMQAFVEKNEAVRAFSLYKHMLESNYLPNNFTFSFVIRACIDVFNLQMGLCFHGQVVKFGWESYDFVQNGLIHLYANCGFMDLARNMFDMSIKRDVVTWTCLISGYLNSGQVLIARELFDRMPEKNPVSWGALIAGYVRIGFFKEALEVFYDMQVSGFRLNRASIVGALTACAFLGALDQGRWIHAYVKRHHMSLDRMLGTALIDMYAKCGCIEMACSVFDEMDDRDVYAFTCLISGLANHDKSEAAIDLFNRMQDEGVVPNEVTFVCVLNACSRMGMVDEGLRIFESMSNRYVIEPQIQHYGCLVDLLGRAGKIEEAKQVVREMPLQPDSYTLGALLDACRVHGDVQLGEEMVDRLVQRCLDHGGVHVLLSNMYASADKWEDVSKIRKKMEDKNIRKLPGCSSIEVNGTVCEFVTGDRSYALEEDIMFLLFGIDKQLKSLFLDDDEHYNVTMEQVPS
- the LOC18106531 gene encoding nascent polypeptide-associated complex subunit beta, with the protein product MNREKLMKMAGSVRTGGKGTMRRKKKAVHKPSTTDDKKLQSTLKRIGVNTIPAIEEVNIFKDDLVIQFVNPKVQASIPANTWVISGTPQTRKLQDILPGIINQLGPDNLDNLRKLAEQFQKEMPAGEAGAAQEDDDVPDLVAGETFEAVAEEGQK